In Rhizobiales bacterium NRL2, a genomic segment contains:
- a CDS encoding enoyl-CoA hydratase (Catalyzes the reversible hydration of unsaturated fatty acyl-CoA to beta-hydroxyacyl-CoA), producing the protein MTDRYAEFSTFEVDYPAERVLRLTINNPKSMNSLDQTGHNHLTYVWNEVDKDPDISAVILTGKGKAFSAGGDFKMIDAMVKDYHARVRSWKEAKDLVYNIINCGKPIVSAINGVAVGAGLVSALLADISIAAKNAKIVDGHTRLGVAAGDHAVINWPLLCGMAKAKYHLMLCEPMTGEEAERMGLVSLAVEPEELEAKALEVATRLANGAPSALRFTKYALNNWYRMAGPSFDASVALEMLGFTSPEVVEGLNSHLEKRAPVFDPKSDA; encoded by the coding sequence ATGACCGATCGCTACGCCGAGTTCAGCACCTTCGAGGTCGACTATCCGGCCGAACGCGTGCTGCGGCTCACCATCAACAACCCGAAGTCCATGAACTCGCTGGACCAGACGGGCCACAATCACCTGACCTATGTCTGGAACGAGGTCGACAAGGACCCGGATATCTCGGCGGTGATCCTGACCGGCAAGGGCAAGGCGTTCTCGGCGGGCGGCGACTTCAAGATGATCGACGCGATGGTGAAGGACTATCACGCCCGCGTCCGCTCCTGGAAGGAAGCCAAGGACCTCGTCTACAACATCATCAACTGCGGCAAGCCCATCGTCTCCGCAATCAACGGCGTCGCCGTCGGCGCGGGGCTGGTGTCGGCGCTGCTGGCCGACATCTCCATCGCGGCGAAGAACGCCAAGATCGTCGACGGCCACACGCGCCTCGGCGTCGCCGCGGGCGACCACGCGGTGATCAACTGGCCCCTGCTCTGCGGCATGGCCAAGGCCAAGTACCATCTGATGCTGTGCGAGCCGATGACCGGCGAGGAGGCCGAGCGCATGGGTCTCGTCTCCCTGGCCGTGGAGCCGGAAGAACTGGAGGCCAAGGCGCTGGAAGTGGCGACGCGGCTGGCCAACGGCGCGCCCTCGGCGCTGCGCTTCACCAAGTACGCGCTGAACAACTGGTACCGGATGGCCGGCCCCTCCTTCGACGCCTCGGTGGCTCTGGAGATGCTGGGCTTCACCTCGCCCGAGGTCGTCGAGGGACTGAATTCCCACCTGGAGAAGCGCGCACCGGTCTTCGATCCGAAGAGCGACGCCTGA
- a CDS encoding acyl dehydratase codes for MKGAFEDIEVGEARETASRTVTKAEILAFAEEFDPQIFHLDEEAAKQTVFRGLCASGWHTASLMMRLQMDAWKSNYSMGSPGFDDLRWLKPLRPGDTIHVRATCIDKTPSRSKPDRGSARWKTEVVNQKGEVVLDAELIGIYRKRGAN; via the coding sequence ATGAAAGGCGCGTTCGAGGATATCGAGGTCGGCGAGGCCCGGGAGACGGCGAGCCGGACGGTGACGAAGGCGGAGATCCTCGCCTTCGCCGAGGAGTTCGATCCCCAGATCTTCCACCTGGACGAGGAGGCTGCGAAACAGACCGTCTTCCGCGGTCTTTGCGCCAGCGGCTGGCACACGGCCTCGCTGATGATGCGGCTGCAGATGGACGCCTGGAAGTCGAACTATTCCATGGGCTCGCCGGGGTTCGACGACCTGCGCTGGCTGAAGCCGCTCCGCCCCGGCGATACGATCCACGTCCGCGCCACCTGCATCGACAAGACGCCGTCGCGCTCGAAGCCCGACCGGGGCTCCGCCCGCTGGAAGACCGAGGTGGTCAACCAGAAGGGCGAAGTGGTGCTCGACGCCGAACTGATCGGCATCTACCGCAAGCGCGGCGCCAACTGA
- the tldD gene encoding metalloprotease TldD (responsible for the proteolytic maturation of the E. coli pMccB17 plasmid-encoded microcin B17, an exported protein that targets the essential topoisomerase II DNA gyrase; degrades the E. coli plasmid F-encoded CcdA) — translation MSDLSQTDELFFARAGLDRAKTERQVSEALQGMDDGELYLEYSQSEMLAFDDGRLRNASFDTAQGFGLRSVAEEAQGYAHASDLSEEAIGRAIGTVQAVRRGHSGSMADGPAGTNRLLYGDENPIGSPSFAEKVKLLQEIDAYARSKDQRVQQVTCSLAGSWKAVQIIRADGQRAADIRPLVRLNVSVVVGDGDRQETGSAGTGGRTGFEAYLDPARWQAEVDEALRQALVNLESVAAPAGEQTVVLGPGWPGILLHEAIGHGLEGDFNRKKSSVFSGLMGQRVAAPGVTVVDDGTIEDRRGSLTIDDEGTPSSRTVLIEDGILTGYMQDRMNARLMGMKPTGNGRRESFAHMPMPRMTNTVMLNGDRDAEEILRSVKKGVYATSFGGGQVDIVSGKFVFTCTEAYEIEDGRIGRPIKGATLIGSGEEVLKKVAMIGNDMALDPGIGTCGKAGQGVPVGVGQPTLRIDGLTVGGTG, via the coding sequence ATGTCCGACCTTTCGCAGACCGACGAGCTGTTCTTCGCCCGCGCCGGGCTCGACCGCGCGAAGACCGAACGGCAGGTATCGGAGGCGCTGCAGGGGATGGACGACGGCGAGCTGTATCTGGAGTACAGCCAGTCGGAAATGCTGGCCTTCGATGACGGTCGCCTCCGCAACGCCAGCTTCGACACGGCCCAGGGCTTCGGGTTGCGTTCGGTCGCCGAGGAGGCGCAGGGCTACGCCCATGCCTCCGACCTGTCGGAGGAAGCCATCGGGCGCGCCATCGGGACTGTGCAGGCCGTGCGCCGCGGCCATTCCGGCTCCATGGCCGACGGCCCTGCCGGCACCAACCGCCTGCTCTACGGCGACGAGAACCCCATCGGCTCGCCCAGCTTCGCGGAGAAGGTGAAGCTGCTGCAGGAGATCGACGCCTATGCCCGGTCGAAGGACCAGCGCGTGCAGCAGGTCACCTGTTCCCTCGCCGGTTCCTGGAAGGCGGTGCAGATCATCCGCGCCGACGGCCAGCGCGCCGCCGATATCCGTCCGCTGGTGCGCCTCAACGTCTCCGTCGTCGTCGGCGACGGCGACCGTCAGGAGACGGGCTCCGCGGGGACAGGCGGCCGGACCGGCTTCGAAGCCTATCTGGACCCGGCCCGCTGGCAGGCGGAAGTCGACGAGGCGCTGCGCCAGGCGCTGGTCAATCTGGAAAGCGTCGCCGCCCCGGCCGGCGAGCAGACCGTGGTGCTCGGTCCCGGCTGGCCCGGGATCCTGCTGCACGAGGCCATCGGCCACGGCCTGGAAGGCGACTTCAACCGCAAGAAGAGCTCGGTCTTCTCCGGCCTGATGGGCCAGCGCGTTGCCGCGCCCGGCGTGACGGTGGTCGACGACGGCACCATCGAGGACCGCCGCGGCTCGCTCACCATCGACGACGAGGGCACGCCGTCCAGCCGCACGGTGCTGATCGAGGACGGCATCCTGACCGGCTACATGCAGGACCGCATGAACGCCCGGCTGATGGGCATGAAACCCACCGGCAACGGCCGGCGCGAGAGCTTCGCCCACATGCCCATGCCGCGCATGACCAACACGGTGATGCTGAACGGCGACCGCGATGCGGAGGAAATCCTGCGCAGCGTGAAAAAGGGCGTCTACGCCACCAGCTTCGGCGGCGGCCAGGTCGACATCGTCTCCGGCAAGTTCGTCTTCACCTGCACGGAGGCCTACGAGATCGAAGACGGCCGCATCGGCCGGCCGATCAAGGGCGCCACGCTGATCGGTTCGGGCGAGGAAGTGCTGAAGAAAGTCGCCATGATCGGCAACGACATGGCACTCGATCCCGGCATCGGCACCTGCGGCAAGGCCGGCCAAGGCGTGCCGGTCGGCGTCGGCCAGCCGACCCTGCGCATCGAC
- a CDS encoding LysR family transcriptional regulator, producing the protein MKAEFDWNHLQSFLAVLKEGGLSGAARALGLSQPSVGRHIDALEAELGGALFTRSRAGMRPTPLALRLAPNAEAMAAAASALKRSAGGSESAIAGPVRLTAPAVMAEAVLPPMLTLFAERHPGIEIELVSTNEPLNLLTREADVAVRTVRPEQLAVVARRAATVRLGLYAHRSYIARHGLPAGIGDIAGHRLIGYDRNPRILQLMAAKGVPVSAETFAFRTDSETAQLAMLRAGYGIGGCQAPLAARDSELVPVLPGVLDLELEIWLATHERLRNSPAVRALIDHLAAGLAAYAEET; encoded by the coding sequence ATGAAAGCGGAATTCGACTGGAATCACCTGCAGAGCTTTCTTGCAGTCCTGAAGGAAGGCGGGCTCTCTGGCGCGGCGCGGGCGCTGGGGCTGTCGCAGCCCAGCGTCGGCCGCCACATCGACGCGCTGGAAGCGGAACTGGGCGGCGCGCTGTTCACGCGGTCCCGCGCCGGCATGAGACCGACGCCGCTGGCGCTCCGCCTGGCGCCGAATGCCGAGGCGATGGCCGCCGCCGCCTCGGCGCTGAAACGCTCGGCGGGCGGTTCGGAGAGCGCGATCGCTGGACCGGTACGGCTGACGGCCCCGGCGGTGATGGCCGAGGCGGTGCTGCCGCCCATGCTTACCCTCTTCGCCGAGCGCCATCCGGGGATCGAGATCGAACTGGTCTCGACCAACGAGCCGCTGAACCTGCTGACGCGGGAGGCGGACGTCGCCGTCCGGACCGTGCGCCCCGAACAGCTCGCAGTGGTCGCGCGGCGTGCGGCGACGGTCCGGCTGGGGCTCTACGCGCATCGAAGCTACATCGCCCGCCATGGCCTGCCGGCCGGCATCGGCGACATCGCCGGGCACCGGTTGATCGGCTATGACCGCAACCCGCGCATCCTGCAGCTGATGGCGGCGAAGGGCGTGCCGGTCTCCGCCGAGACCTTCGCCTTTCGCACCGATTCCGAGACCGCCCAGCTCGCCATGCTGCGCGCGGGCTACGGTATCGGTGGCTGCCAGGCGCCGCTGGCCGCCCGCGACTCCGAGCTCGTGCCGGTGCTGCCGGGCGTGCTGGACCTGGAGCTGGAGATCTGGCTGGCGACGCACGAGCGGCTGCGCAACAGCCCGGCCGTGCGGGCGCTGATCGATCATCTCGCCGCCGGGCTGGCGGCCTATGCCGAGGAAACCTGA